A genomic segment from Saprospiraceae bacterium encodes:
- a CDS encoding sodium-dependent transporter — protein sequence MPTTKQQDQRFSTRWGFLLSALGIAIGTGNIWRFPRIVAQNASEEGAGAFIVVWVIFLFLWSIPLIIAEYAIGINSRKGVIGAVIATAGKQFAWMGSFMTFVATAITFFYSVIVGWCVFYFFHSILHELPTSTETAVSTWETYQASAWPLLSHAVVMLLGGLAIWKGVQGIERINKWLIPILLGIIFIALVRSLTLSGSMEGIRYLFKIDWSQFSNPTIWVAALTQNAWDTGAGWGMFITYGAYMQMRFGIVKNALITGLGNNFISLIAGIMIFGTCFAIMGTKLGSSGSEILAVMKNSGPASTGLTFIWMPQLFEKILFGKALTILFFLGLMLAGFSSLISQLELTVRTFIDGGMKRPTAILLIVIISYLLGIPSAINLDVLTNQDFVWGLALLLSGGLFAVVVIRFKAARVRMEILAQNPDDIKPGRLWDLVITYFIPAASVLLLSWWLLIDGMNSEWYNPFAQSSIMTCVLQWGLVFSVLFILNKWIVRKTENNA from the coding sequence ATGCCTACAACAAAGCAGCAAGACCAACGATTCTCCACCAGGTGGGGCTTCTTATTAAGTGCCTTAGGGATCGCCATTGGTACGGGAAATATCTGGCGCTTTCCAAGAATTGTAGCACAAAATGCCAGTGAGGAAGGGGCTGGCGCCTTCATTGTCGTCTGGGTGATTTTTCTGTTTCTTTGGAGTATACCCCTGATTATCGCTGAATATGCCATAGGTATAAACAGCAGGAAAGGGGTAATCGGCGCTGTGATAGCTACTGCCGGAAAGCAATTTGCCTGGATGGGCTCCTTCATGACTTTCGTGGCCACAGCTATTACTTTCTTTTACTCCGTTATCGTTGGCTGGTGTGTGTTCTATTTTTTCCATTCTATCCTACATGAATTGCCGACTTCCACTGAAACGGCCGTGTCGACTTGGGAGACCTACCAGGCTAGTGCATGGCCCTTGCTATCGCACGCGGTCGTAATGCTCTTGGGGGGCTTAGCCATTTGGAAGGGCGTTCAAGGCATTGAACGGATCAATAAGTGGCTCATTCCAATTTTGTTGGGCATTATTTTTATTGCCTTAGTGAGGTCATTGACCTTGAGCGGTTCCATGGAAGGTATCCGCTATTTGTTTAAGATTGACTGGAGTCAATTTAGTAATCCTACCATTTGGGTGGCGGCTTTGACGCAAAATGCCTGGGATACGGGCGCCGGATGGGGGATGTTTATCACCTATGGCGCCTACATGCAAATGAGGTTTGGTATTGTTAAAAATGCTTTGATTACGGGATTAGGGAATAACTTCATTTCCTTGATTGCCGGAATTATGATTTTTGGGACTTGTTTTGCTATTATGGGGACCAAGCTCGGGAGCTCGGGCAGTGAAATCTTGGCTGTGATGAAAAACAGTGGCCCCGCCTCAACCGGTTTGACCTTCATCTGGATGCCTCAATTGTTTGAAAAAATACTATTTGGAAAAGCCCTGACAATCTTGTTTTTTTTAGGACTCATGCTGGCAGGTTTTTCTTCGCTTATCTCTCAATTGGAATTAACGGTCAGAACCTTCATTGATGGGGGCATGAAACGACCTACAGCCATTTTATTAATCGTTATTATTAGTTATTTATTAGGTATTCCTTCGGCGATTAACTTGGATGTTTTGACCAACCAAGACTTTGTTTGGGGATTGGCCTTACTGCTGTCAGGCGGCCTTTTTGCGGTGGTTGTCATTCGGTTTAAGGCGGCCAGGGTGCGCATGGAAATATTGGCCCAAAATCCTGATGATATCAAACCTGGGCGCCTTTGGGACCTCGTGATTACTTATTTCATACCCGCCGCATCGGTGTTGTTATTGTCCTGGTGGCTGCTTATTGATGGAATGAATAGCGAGTGGTATAATCCTTTTGCACAATCAAGCATTATGACTTGTGTTTTGCAGTGGGGACTTGTTTTTTCAGTTTTATTTATCCTCAATAAATGGATTGTTAGGAAAACAGAAAATAATGCCTAG
- the priA gene encoding primosomal protein N': MSEPSFHPESDTHVFVTVILPLAIPKPYTYHIPEEWVKAIKLGVRVEVKFGKNRLYTALVIDIHQHAPTEYTTNPILSVIDEEAIVHPLQIKLWEWMASYYCCTLGEVMNAALPANLKLASETQITLSPLFDEDFAGLDDKEYLIAEALTIQETLSIDEVQKILDQKTVYPLIRRLLEKRVIYLKEDLKEKYTPKKMACVKLTEAYANINDKLTEAFDLVARSEKQTSTLLAYIDLSKKQEFIRRQDLFNRVDTDSAVLKAMEKKGIFELYEREVSRLGTYEEELLEAHQLSDQQIKALTEIGKYFEEKKVVLLHGVTGSGKTRVYIEKIKETIKEGGQVLYLLPEIALTSQIIRRLQLIFGDQIVAYHSRLNNNERVELWKSVLAGKPIVLGARSALFLPFKQLDLIIVDEEHDPSFKQNEPSPRYSGRDTAIMLAHLHGANVLMGSATPSIESYYNVKKKKYGLVQLPERFGGIQMPEIVIVDAKVEFKKRKMQSHFTTQLIEELKGALERGEQAILFQNRRGYSPTYRCNTCGWHSECINCDVSLTYHKFFNTLKCHYCGYQSKLVKDCPACGSNDLGLQGFGTEKIEDDLKIYLPDAKIGRMDWDTVRGKDAHAKIINDFEERRLDILVGTQMVTKGLDFENVGVVGILSADQLMHFPDFRAGERAYQLMVQVSGRAGRKHKQGKVIIQAFNTTVPVLREVLHNDYFGFFQREMEERYQFQYPPFVRLIRITLKHKTPKVLNDAGRLLAVLLKKRLGEWVVGPAVPYVARVRNYYLLDFLVKLNKDKKNLLFAKESILDAIIQLHQTTGFSGVRVNIDVDPG; the protein is encoded by the coding sequence TTGAGCGAACCCAGCTTTCATCCCGAATCAGACACACATGTTTTCGTAACTGTCATTTTACCATTGGCCATTCCCAAGCCATATACCTATCATATTCCGGAAGAATGGGTGAAAGCGATAAAGCTGGGGGTTAGGGTGGAGGTGAAATTTGGGAAAAACAGGTTGTACACCGCTTTGGTCATCGATATTCATCAGCATGCTCCTACTGAATATACGACAAATCCTATTCTGTCCGTCATTGATGAAGAAGCCATCGTTCACCCTTTGCAGATCAAACTATGGGAATGGATGGCCTCCTATTACTGCTGCACCCTTGGGGAAGTCATGAACGCCGCCCTGCCCGCCAACCTTAAATTGGCCAGTGAAACACAGATCACCCTAAGCCCACTCTTTGATGAAGACTTTGCCGGGTTGGATGACAAAGAATACCTCATCGCCGAGGCACTTACCATCCAAGAAACCCTATCGATTGATGAAGTGCAGAAAATCCTGGATCAAAAAACCGTTTATCCGCTGATTCGTCGCCTGCTGGAAAAGCGCGTGATTTATCTCAAGGAAGACCTGAAAGAAAAATACACGCCTAAAAAAATGGCTTGTGTCAAACTAACCGAAGCCTACGCCAATATTAATGATAAATTAACCGAAGCCTTTGATTTAGTCGCCCGTTCTGAAAAGCAAACTTCCACCCTGTTGGCTTATATAGACTTGTCTAAAAAACAAGAATTTATTCGTCGTCAAGATCTCTTTAATCGAGTAGATACAGATAGTGCGGTGTTGAAAGCCATGGAAAAAAAAGGGATCTTTGAGTTATATGAAAGGGAGGTTAGTCGTCTGGGAACCTATGAAGAAGAACTCCTGGAAGCCCATCAACTATCAGATCAACAAATAAAAGCACTAACCGAAATAGGGAAATACTTCGAAGAAAAAAAAGTAGTGCTACTGCATGGTGTCACCGGGAGCGGCAAGACCCGTGTCTATATTGAAAAAATTAAAGAAACAATAAAGGAAGGAGGGCAGGTCCTTTACCTTTTACCCGAAATTGCCCTAACCTCGCAGATCATCAGGCGCTTGCAGCTGATTTTTGGTGACCAAATTGTCGCCTACCATTCTCGACTTAATAACAATGAAAGGGTTGAACTCTGGAAGAGTGTCCTAGCGGGGAAACCAATCGTGTTGGGCGCACGTTCGGCTTTGTTTTTGCCCTTTAAGCAATTGGATCTGATCATTGTGGATGAAGAACATGATCCATCCTTTAAGCAAAACGAACCCAGCCCCAGGTACAGTGGTCGAGATACAGCCATCATGCTTGCCCATTTGCATGGCGCTAATGTCTTGATGGGGTCCGCCACGCCCTCCATCGAATCGTATTACAATGTAAAAAAGAAAAAATACGGTCTCGTACAGCTGCCTGAGCGCTTTGGCGGCATCCAAATGCCCGAAATCGTCATTGTTGATGCCAAAGTAGAATTCAAAAAGCGGAAGATGCAATCCCACTTCACCACCCAGTTGATTGAAGAACTGAAGGGGGCATTGGAGCGCGGCGAACAAGCCATCCTTTTCCAAAACAGAAGAGGATATTCGCCAACTTACCGCTGCAATACCTGTGGTTGGCATTCCGAATGCATCAATTGCGACGTGAGCCTGACCTATCACAAGTTTTTCAATACCCTCAAATGTCATTACTGCGGCTACCAGAGCAAACTCGTGAAAGATTGCCCGGCTTGCGGTAGCAATGACCTCGGCTTGCAAGGTTTTGGAACCGAAAAGATAGAAGACGATCTCAAAATCTACCTGCCAGATGCCAAAATTGGTCGGATGGACTGGGATACCGTCCGTGGCAAAGATGCCCATGCTAAAATCATCAACGATTTTGAGGAACGCCGCCTTGATATCCTGGTTGGCACCCAAATGGTCACCAAGGGACTCGATTTTGAAAATGTGGGTGTAGTAGGTATTTTAAGTGCTGACCAACTGATGCATTTTCCCGACTTTAGAGCAGGTGAACGGGCCTATCAGTTGATGGTTCAGGTGAGTGGCCGGGCTGGCCGAAAGCACAAACAAGGCAAGGTGATTATCCAAGCCTTTAACACGACAGTGCCAGTGTTGAGAGAAGTACTGCACAATGATTATTTCGGTTTTTTTCAACGGGAAATGGAGGAACGGTACCAATTTCAATACCCGCCTTTTGTACGTCTTATTCGTATTACCCTCAAACATAAAACGCCTAAAGTACTGAACGATGCTGGGCGATTATTAGCTGTTTTGCTGAAAAAAAGATTGGGAGAATGGGTCGTAGGGCCAGCCGTCCCCTATGTCGCCCGCGTCCGCAATTATTACCTACTCGACTTTCTAGTCAAATTAAATAAAGACAAAAAGAATCTTCTTTTCGCAAAGGAAAGTATCTTGGATGCGATTATTCAATTGCACCAAACTACTGGCTTTTCAGGTGTTCGTGTGAATATCGATGTCGACCCAGGGTAG
- the murQ gene encoding N-acetylmuramic acid 6-phosphate etherase translates to MQKVTESVSLYRHLEKMSTHELLSNINKEDQTVPLAIAKVIPYIERLVDVIAAKMANGGRLFYIGAGTSGRLGIVDASECPPTFGVPADWVIGLMAGGDAAIRKSKEFAEDDVTLAWKDLSAYLINDQDVVIGIAASGTTPYVVHGLKDCREKGITTGCICCNPGAPITEHADYPVVVVVGPEFVTGSTRMKAGTAQKLVLNMISTSVMIKLGRVLDNKMVDMQLSNNKLVDRGTKMLMNALDIDYDEAKERLLRHGSVRKAMEGLV, encoded by the coding sequence ATGCAAAAAGTTACAGAATCGGTCTCTCTTTATCGTCATTTAGAAAAGATGAGTACCCATGAATTGTTAAGTAATATCAATAAGGAGGATCAGACGGTGCCACTGGCAATTGCCAAGGTCATTCCTTATATAGAACGCTTGGTTGATGTTATTGCTGCCAAGATGGCAAATGGGGGAAGATTATTTTATATTGGTGCGGGTACGAGTGGGCGTCTGGGCATTGTTGATGCTTCGGAATGTCCGCCTACATTTGGGGTTCCGGCAGATTGGGTAATTGGGCTGATGGCTGGTGGAGATGCGGCCATTCGCAAATCCAAGGAGTTCGCCGAGGATGACGTTACCTTGGCGTGGAAAGACCTTTCTGCGTATTTGATTAATGATCAAGATGTGGTGATTGGGATTGCCGCTTCTGGGACGACACCTTATGTTGTGCATGGCCTCAAGGATTGTCGCGAGAAAGGGATTACCACGGGCTGTATATGCTGTAATCCTGGTGCGCCTATTACCGAACATGCGGATTATCCGGTAGTGGTGGTCGTTGGGCCCGAGTTTGTAACGGGCAGCACTCGGATGAAAGCCGGGACGGCTCAAAAGCTCGTGCTGAATATGATAAGTACGAGTGTGATGATTAAACTGGGCCGCGTCCTTGACAACAAAATGGTGGATATGCAATTGAGCAATAATAAATTGGTAGATCGCGGCACAAAAATGCTGATGAATGCCTTGGATATTGACTATGATGAGGCCAAGGAGCGGCTGCTTCGACATGGTAGTGTCAGGAAAGCGATGGAGGGGCTTGTTTAA
- a CDS encoding T9SS type A sorting domain-containing protein: protein MRKNSTKLKFLSLILFWGILISPVFSANRTIIATGNWGNAATWQGGQMPLTGDDVTMNNGTAVTVRFTDGLLSVEAFTAGNNNGLTINPFGSLTVTGLNAGNDFTVVVNGFLTIIGDFIVDDRLNLVVNGILSVTGNMSVMNDADIEVNGLMTVGSFNGLDRTSFDVNGIFGSVGDFFVGHDSSFDSDGASLFGGSLTAKDRFDLHVDGGMGITNDLNAGAGSTSTGSGTLRVFGTINGPAGFGPLAPLPISLLYFKGLATTDGVLLNWATESEESNEYFTIERSKDGIRFETLAKIKGAGNSFTPLEYDFLDTNPHKLTYYRLSQTDFDGTTEFFDIISVITNTVGEVKVYPTLVKEGLIKVVLPSLDDYNKVMITDLAGRLILQQTIGTGENTILLPGHLDNGMYLVRMLGEGGIVSTAQKIMVQK from the coding sequence ATGAGGAAAAATTCGACTAAGCTTAAATTTTTATCCCTAATCCTATTTTGGGGAATACTTATCTCACCTGTTTTTTCTGCTAATAGAACCATCATTGCCACCGGAAACTGGGGTAATGCAGCCACCTGGCAAGGCGGCCAAATGCCTTTGACTGGCGATGACGTCACCATGAATAACGGGACGGCTGTTACTGTTCGGTTTACCGATGGCTTGCTATCCGTTGAAGCCTTTACGGCGGGAAATAACAATGGGTTGACCATCAATCCTTTTGGCTCCTTGACGGTAACCGGACTTAACGCTGGGAATGATTTTACCGTTGTGGTCAATGGATTTTTGACTATTATTGGTGATTTTATTGTTGATGATCGGCTAAACCTGGTTGTGAATGGCATTTTATCTGTCACTGGAAACATGAGTGTAATGAATGATGCCGATATCGAAGTGAACGGACTAATGACCGTTGGTTCTTTTAACGGATTGGATCGTACAAGTTTTGATGTGAATGGTATCTTTGGCTCGGTCGGTGATTTTTTCGTGGGCCATGATTCCAGCTTCGATTCTGATGGTGCCTCCCTCTTTGGAGGAAGTTTGACGGCTAAAGACCGCTTTGATTTACATGTAGATGGAGGGATGGGTATTACGAATGATTTGAATGCAGGAGCAGGCTCAACCTCTACGGGGTCTGGTACCCTGAGGGTTTTTGGTACCATCAATGGCCCTGCAGGCTTTGGTCCCTTGGCTCCACTTCCTATTTCATTGCTTTATTTCAAGGGCCTGGCTACCACGGATGGGGTCTTGTTAAATTGGGCAACTGAATCAGAGGAATCCAATGAATATTTTACCATCGAAAGATCAAAAGACGGCATCCGTTTTGAAACACTGGCAAAAATAAAAGGTGCTGGTAATAGCTTTACACCACTCGAATATGATTTTCTGGATACCAATCCGCATAAATTAACCTATTATCGGCTAAGTCAAACTGATTTTGATGGAACCACTGAATTTTTTGACATTATTTCCGTCATCACCAATACCGTTGGTGAGGTCAAGGTTTATCCTACCCTGGTAAAAGAGGGGCTGATCAAGGTCGTTTTACCTAGTCTTGATGATTACAACAAAGTGATGATAACCGATCTCGCAGGAAGACTCATTTTGCAACAAACAATCGGGACTGGAGAAAATACCATTTTGCTGCCTGGCCATCTCGATAATGGCATGTATTTGGTTCGAATGCTAGGGGAGGGAGGCATCGTTTCTACCGCTCAAAAAATTATGGTTCAAAAATAA
- a CDS encoding L-type lectin-domain containing protein has product MPIPYRCRLFFTFGLLTIISYAQAQRPTVEDFTMSGDTYLLGDECFRLTEEQDYSSGSIWYKRPISLLAPFSIELSIMAGCQDAEGADGMVFIFTNRPNMVGSRGEGIGFAGMRPSIGIEIDTWRNYHLYDPAEDHLAFLVNGHVGHFDDSSKPTLIPNLEDCQRHKFAVRWKPEYQSIVIEIDGQAVMIGNFDLVNTIFKGSDVVYWGVSAATGRYNNFHEVCFDRLSYQEPKPWWYISGPDENKILLAERLK; this is encoded by the coding sequence ATGCCTATCCCTTACCGATGCCGTCTATTTTTCACCTTTGGCCTCCTAACTATTATTTCCTATGCTCAGGCCCAGCGCCCTACTGTTGAAGATTTTACCATGAGTGGAGATACTTATCTGCTTGGAGATGAATGCTTTAGATTGACTGAAGAGCAAGATTACTCCTCCGGTTCTATTTGGTATAAACGCCCTATTAGCCTTTTAGCTCCCTTTAGTATTGAATTGTCTATAATGGCTGGCTGCCAGGATGCCGAAGGTGCGGATGGAATGGTGTTTATTTTTACCAACCGACCTAATATGGTGGGTTCCAGAGGCGAGGGTATCGGTTTTGCAGGTATGCGGCCGTCGATCGGCATTGAAATAGATACCTGGAGAAATTACCACTTGTACGATCCGGCTGAGGATCACCTGGCATTTCTTGTGAATGGCCATGTCGGTCATTTTGATGACTCCTCAAAGCCTACGCTCATCCCCAACCTGGAGGATTGCCAGCGCCATAAGTTCGCCGTCCGCTGGAAACCAGAATACCAGAGTATCGTCATCGAAATTGATGGCCAGGCCGTCATGATTGGGAACTTCGATTTGGTCAATACGATCTTCAAAGGGAGTGATGTTGTTTATTGGGGGGTATCTGCGGCTACGGGGCGCTATAATAACTTCCATGAAGTCTGCTTTGATCGCTTATCTTACCAGGAACCAAAACCTTGGTGGTATATTTCTGGACCTGATGAAAACAAGATACTTCTTGCGGAAAGACTAAAATAA
- a CDS encoding S8 family serine peptidase: MRNLFLTLFCLIALTTVVKAQDPGNPGRGDILTEKSQIVEDLKKENAEVKELTGVQSIPVKKSNSSAGKKIANSYIVLLKDEFVPPFIKQKSANSGSRESQIAAAKSHQAASEKAIRKYATEALGLSNDEIGEIFTGVQSGFTVNLKPKKAGAAAWMSQTKSAANTSDVFQDEEVEATFNNVESTTNAYSPAAWAPQYADYGNWVAGGCNCQGHSKWFWIVDTGIDLNHPDLNVNTGYGRSFVPGEPSAEDYNGHGTHVAGIAAAKNNSYGALGIAYNATVVPVKVLGASGGGSWSSVLSGLNWVYNYGIAGDVVNMSLSGGGNTSVDNCVKALAAKGIYVVMAAGNSSSNAGNYSPARTNGSKIYTIAATQYQPYWWLHNFASNYSNYGKPPVDFAAPGTSIYSTYKNGGYAYLTGTSMASPNFAGALMCGTKLKKGYYYYKVNPTSHNLYVIRAKN; this comes from the coding sequence ATGAGAAATTTGTTTCTAACTTTGTTTTGTTTGATCGCCCTCACCACTGTCGTGAAAGCCCAGGATCCTGGTAATCCCGGAAGAGGTGATATCCTTACTGAAAAAAGTCAAATCGTAGAAGACCTCAAAAAAGAGAATGCTGAGGTAAAAGAGCTGACTGGTGTTCAATCCATTCCTGTAAAGAAGAGTAATTCTTCCGCCGGCAAAAAAATAGCCAACAGTTACATTGTATTACTTAAGGATGAATTTGTTCCTCCTTTTATCAAGCAAAAATCAGCCAATTCAGGTAGCCGCGAAAGCCAAATCGCCGCTGCTAAATCTCATCAGGCTGCTTCCGAAAAAGCCATCCGCAAATATGCCACCGAAGCCCTCGGTTTGAGCAATGATGAAATCGGTGAAATTTTCACTGGTGTTCAAAGCGGTTTTACTGTGAATTTAAAACCTAAAAAAGCAGGTGCTGCTGCTTGGATGTCACAAACCAAAAGCGCAGCCAATACTTCAGATGTATTCCAGGATGAAGAAGTCGAAGCCACTTTCAACAATGTAGAGTCTACAACCAATGCTTACAGTCCTGCCGCCTGGGCGCCTCAATATGCCGACTATGGCAACTGGGTTGCTGGTGGATGCAACTGCCAAGGTCATAGCAAATGGTTCTGGATTGTGGATACAGGGATCGACCTCAACCACCCTGACCTTAACGTGAATACAGGCTATGGACGTTCTTTCGTCCCTGGTGAGCCTTCTGCTGAAGATTACAATGGTCACGGAACACACGTGGCAGGTATTGCTGCCGCTAAAAATAACAGCTATGGTGCCTTAGGTATCGCTTACAATGCAACAGTAGTGCCTGTAAAAGTCCTAGGTGCCAGTGGTGGTGGATCATGGTCATCCGTTCTTTCCGGTCTGAACTGGGTGTACAATTACGGTATTGCTGGTGATGTAGTGAACATGAGCTTGTCTGGCGGTGGCAACACTTCTGTAGACAACTGTGTTAAAGCACTCGCAGCAAAAGGTATCTATGTGGTCATGGCAGCTGGTAATTCTTCTTCCAATGCCGGCAACTATAGCCCTGCCAGAACCAACGGTTCCAAAATTTACACCATTGCTGCTACACAATATCAACCTTACTGGTGGCTACACAATTTTGCCAGCAATTACTCTAACTATGGCAAACCTCCAGTCGATTTCGCAGCACCTGGTACCAGCATCTACTCTACTTACAAAAACGGTGGATATGCTTACCTCACAGGTACTTCAATGGCTTCGCCTAACTTTGCCGGCGCATTGATGTGCGGAACCAAACTCAAAAAAGGTTACTACTACTACAAAGTCAACCCTACAAGTCACAACTTATATGTCATCAGGGCTAAAAACTAG